One Cardinium endosymbiont cEper1 of Encarsia pergandiella genomic region harbors:
- a CDS encoding IS3 family transposase, producing MNKIADIYIDHPEYGYRYIYNQLLEDGLSIGKNRVLHYMRRMGLCAVYPRKKVFTSFKSSKYKAHGYLLDKYWFSSGQTRRLYVPKSNQVWSGDITYIKTNNGFIYFAAIIDWHSKAILSYKVSNSMDTTLVTDILEEALSKYPAPEYFNSDHGSQYTSHGHIQLLKKYGIKISMNGQGRSIDNVVIERFFRTIKYNCLFINDFKNIKEIKQGINDYMHKYNYKRFHSSIKYQKPMNVYLTHVKNQYAKAEITRKQNL from the coding sequence ATCAATAAAATAGCTGATATTTATATCGATCATCCAGAATACGGATACCGTTATATATATAACCAGTTATTAGAAGATGGTTTGTCTATAGGAAAAAATCGTGTGCTACATTATATGCGTAGAATGGGCTTATGTGCTGTTTATCCGCGTAAAAAAGTTTTTACTTCTTTTAAGTCTTCTAAATATAAAGCACATGGTTATTTACTAGATAAGTATTGGTTTTCCTCTGGTCAGACCAGGCGTCTTTATGTACCTAAATCAAATCAGGTTTGGAGCGGGGATATAACTTATATTAAAACTAATAATGGATTTATCTATTTTGCAGCTATAATAGACTGGCATAGTAAGGCTATATTGAGCTATAAAGTATCTAACAGTATGGATACAACACTTGTAACAGATATTTTAGAAGAAGCTCTTAGCAAATATCCTGCTCCAGAGTACTTTAATAGCGATCATGGAAGTCAATATACCAGTCATGGTCACATACAATTGTTAAAAAAGTATGGTATTAAAATATCAATGAATGGGCAAGGTAGAAGTATTGATAATGTAGTTATAGAGCGTTTTTTTAGAACAATAAAATATAACTGCTTGTTTATAAATGACTTTAAAAATATTAAAGAGATTAAACAGGGCATTAACGATTACATGCATAAATATAATTACAAAAGATTTCATTCTAGTATTAAATATCAAAAACCTATGAACGTCTATCTTACACATGTAAAAAATCAATACGCTAAAGCAGAAATAACACGGAAACAAAATTTATAA